The DNA window GGACGCCTTGTGGCCAAACAACCGCCTGACCCAGGTCAGCCGCAGGGCCATCGTACCCGCTCGCTGCCATGCCATTCTACTGCGCCTGGTGCCTGCCAACCATCAGCACCGCCGCTACCCAAAACATTTCATCACCCGCagggggggagaaaaacaccaaaacacagaggaagaggagaaaaacatTCCTCCAGTGTGCTCtgaagacaggaaaaaaaagtttggttgTGGTACTTACATACTCGGGCTCCTGTTTGGTCTCTAGAGAGAAGTTTTGTTGGTCTGTGATGAGTGGTCCCGGGAGCTCCTCCATTTTAAAGCTCTGGGTTctcttctgctgctcccgtctgAGGACCTCCGACTTGGCAGAGGGGAGAAAGGGGTGAGGAGGAGGTCTCGGGGGTCCCGCGGGTCTGTGGGTGATGTACTGTGAGGTCTGAAGGCCCGACCCGGTGGaattcttctcctcctcctgagtCTCAATAATCTCTGTTAAAGAACAACATGTgtttaatcacacaaaaaaagaacatgATCTTCCATTTAAGGTAGTGTTTTTAATGGTAAGATGTATTGATTGAGATGGAGGTCAACTTGAGGGGTCAATATTTCCTGAGATGATATGCATCTTTTCAATTGGCAGGAAATTAACCGAattatgcaaaatgaccaccACTTAATTTACAAATGTGTTTCTACCTTCCTTTAAGAATGCAAGCTATACCTCTAACCTGAGAGTTTAGTCTGATTAAGAGAGGTTTAGATCTTCACACCTTCCTCATAATGAGTTGCACCTCTCTCAAATTCTTACTAAGGCTCAAAAAATCTTTCTTTTTGTGCTTCAACCTGTCTCATCCTCCACCTTCTCTTTTGCAAGAACGAAGAGATGGTTTTCTACTCTCACTGTATGTCATGGAAGTGAGATTAACACTTGTAAACTGACCAAAAATGACATCAATTCTCTACTCATCTGCTTCTTATCTTCCTTTATGATTAAAAGCTTGTAGCTTGTGGCAACAAACACAAGTTTGTACAgttatttcacattatattatCAAAAAATCTTTCTTTTTGTGCTCCTTCAACCTGCCTCATCCTCTACCTTCTCTTTGCATGAATGAAGCGATGGTTTTCTACTCTCACTGTGTGCAACTACTCATCTGCTTCTTATCTTCCTTGCAAGCTATACCTCTAACATGAGAGTCAACATTTAGTCTGATTAAGAGATAGTTTAGATCTTCACACCTTCCTGATATTGAGTTGCACCTCTCTTTTGCACCGTCAAATTCTTACTAAGGCTTAAAAATCTTTCTTTTTGTGCTTCAACCTGCCTCCGCCTTCTCTTTGCATGAATGAAGAGGTGGTTTTCTACTCTCACTGTCTGTCATGGAAGTGAGATTAGCACTTGTAAACTGAcccaaaaatgacaaaaaactaTCTGTTTCTTATCTTCCTTTATGATTACAAGCTTGTAGATTCAATGGTTGGGCAACAAATACAAGTTTGTACAgttatttcacattatataatGCATATTAAACGATTTTTAAGACATTCTTAAAAATGTTACTAAAACCAAATGGAGACAAGTGAAGTTACATAAATTCTCTATAACTACTCATCTGCTTCTTATCTTCCTTTATGATTAAAAGCTTGCAGATTCAATGGGGTGGCAACAAATACAATAAGTTTGTACACTTATTTCACATTATAATGCACATTTTAAGACGTTCTTAAATGTCAATAAACCAAATGGAGACATGTGAAATgacgcacacaaacacttaCCTGGCAGTTCATTGACAGGAGGAGTCGGTCTGGCTGTGAGTCTTCTGTTAGTCGCGTTTGCACAGACCCCCCGTCCCTCCAGCAGAGCCTGCAGAGGTCTGGTCTCTCCGGGCTGATGCTGACAGCTCAGTCCGGAGCCACATCTCCCGGAGTACACGCCGCACGGCTGGCCGAAGCTCAGCGCGCAGGTCATGCAGCATCCGCAGCCCGGCTCGCGGACCTTCTCGGCGCAGTCTTTGGGCAAAGGTTTGCACAGGAGACGCGCTCCGACGTCACACGGATCGCATCTGATAACAGGTCCGATCGCACCTGACCTCCTGACCGTGAACGATGCCAGAACAACAAAAGTCATGCAAAGTGCGCGAAAACAGGGATCCATTGTGTTGCGTCTGAGTGAGGGGGGATCAGATGGTGTCAAAGTGAGGAAGCAGTCTGTCAGATCCTCACTGTGGTGGTGGTGACTTTTTCCCTTCTCATTCACATAAAGCCACCGGACAAAACATCTCAATATATATAGACCCCAGTGACTGTAGTCACACCCCCCGAATAGCTTGTGGTCTACTGATGAATTGCCTCGGCTCCGTTATACCATCAGATCAGAGCAAGTGCAGACCATGCAGGggaatataacattttataaatacCGGATGGCTctttaacatttattattttattttataaaaaaaaaaaatgcaaccctTTTGCCTTTAGCTGAGGGATTTAGTTGAATAGCCTGAATACATTTCAATATATAATGCTGTGGGGATATTAGACACACATTTAAAGGAAATAATCCCCCAAGAGAATACACAGTTTTAATGTGTATCAACTCTCAATTTGAAGAGCCCACACACACTAGGAGTCCAAGCATCTGCCATGCACACATTCACTCATAGGGGGCGCCAAtagtgtacgtgtgtgtgtacagcttTCTCAACTCTGGTGCAGCTCTATAACTTCTCAGTGATTCACTGACACTTGCAgtgcacttaaacctgcagtataggcagaatatttttggcatcattgatgtgcaaaaattccataataacctttcagcatattgtaatttaagtgtcctgagagaaaactggacttctgcaacttcctcatggctctgttttcaggctttaagtAATCTATAGCCCGTgaggggagactttggccaatcacaggtcatttcagagagagggagcgttcctattggctgtgctccaggctggtgggcggtgcttggtatttcctcaactgatctcaacaggGCTGCCGagtcataaactttctcattttacagttaaacattacactacaagatgtttctgaaaacatttgaggcgagagaTAGGCATtccagtaacagaatattgattcatatttgatccgcgctgcctagtttgaccgtttgatcggagtttgcgagtgattgacagctgctaagagacggcaagactccagctcggctctgattggttgttttttctccagtctgtgaaatcttgcagatgccgttatgAGCacctggaggacacagaggcacatgcttttttttcagattacctgtctcatgcactactgtcaggatataacgttttataaaaaataactttttttaatcatatttgcttcatttctacccactgcagctttaagaggcTTAAATCACTTCATCTGCTCTATGTTTTCActttggttgtgtgtgtgtgtgtgtttagtgttactGCACACAAGTGtaacatgagtgtgtgtttgcatgtgtgtgtgtgtgtgcaagaagCTGCTGCACATGGCCCTGCATGACCTGTATATGCTTTAAGCGCATAAACTGCGACCAATCCATGCATAATATGATTACTTCAAGCTTTTAAGTATAAGCTAACCATAACGTAAAGAGTCTATGGCTACGACAGTCCAACAACATATTAATGATTGATACAAAATCAGGGGTGGTGGAATGTTACTATGTAGCACAATGAATATTTTACCCTTAAAATTACCATGTTTATATGAATTACTCACTGCGTGTTACCTTGAAATCTTGAAGGAAACGCCTGCCTCCATAATGAACGGAGAAATCCGAAAAGGGACGAAAAAGAGTTATGGTGCCTTTAAATGAAACGTGTTTCAACATGGAAAGTCGTGTAGagtctagaccaggggtctgcaacctgcggctctttagcccctttCCACTgcctccctgtggatttttaaaaagatctgtggaaatgaataactgtttttttgtttccattttcatttttatttatcattgttgtaggtctatggtacgacggtatgacggagtattatggccacattgaggaaaaaatataaatgtgagatttcgagaataaagtcataatattataaagtagtaattttacatgttattttcttcttttctcataAACGTAATAatcgtaatataacgacttttttctcataaagttatgactttattctcgtaatataataACTCTagacagattttatttatttattttttgcctaaaatggctctttgatagtaaaggttgctgacccctggtctagaccAATgtgtggcgttcaagtggttaagtcgtgagtaCACCACTGCTAAGCAATGGTAATATAAACGGTACtatcggcgtctagaagccacggaggctaacaatttagcaagctagcaactGGAAATGTAAAGGCATattgacagaggaaaaagataagACCATTGGAGaatgtcaacattttcctcagacttattataaaattacgaagaaaaacaatataagcTACAacttatgcaccgaaaaatgtaCTTCCAGGCCTATGCCATtactgacaacgtcaacaaacacgtcataAGTcatgaactcggagctttcaaaaaCTTtacacttacgaggtcgtgaatacgacaagaggggggcgtaAACACGATcgcatttgaaggcaccatatatccttgatgaactgaagtaaatagggtccaggtttaacaacagcaaaactatatcataACTTCCGttaacaaactctcacacaactcgtgcagtataatcccaTGTCTCGTTTATCCAGTcatatgctcactacttcccaaacacacgCTTTTTTGCCAAAAttgtactatttaaaacacttccaccATTACCTGGTCTCGTGAGCGCTACGAGTCCGTGTAATTGTGTTCTTGAGTGCCCACTTTGCTTTCCATTTTATTCccctacatttcagaggcaaatattgtacctttttactccactacatttatttgagaaCTATATTTACTAGTTACCCTGCAGAATAAtactttacatacaaaacaaatggttatcttattaaatattatgCATTTTTATAGATGAAACAACCCAACAGTATGTGCAATTCTGTAACTTGGCCATCTAGAATATCAAAATGCTGCCtacacattaaaggtcccatatcattatcattttcaggttcacacttgtattttgtgtttctactagaacatgtttacatgctgtaatgttaaaaaaaaaactttttttctctttattatgaatatacctgtattaaccctctgtctgaaacgttccgttttagtgcatttcaacggaattgcaacggaattgcattgcctggcaacagtttgggtccatgtttacttcctgtcagctgatgtcattaacatacactgcaaccaggaaataaactgggacacattacgatgtttacgtttaaaaccatttaatggtctaaatattgtatatttgtgacatcacaaatggacagaaatccaaacggcttgtttcaaacgcacaatttccgaatacgggctgtgtgtatttctctgtatattgagcgcttcgatactttcacagtatttataaagcatttaaacctgctttataatataaaagacatgaaaatcgtacttttacaatattggacctttaatgtATCAGTATATTATAATGTAGGCTATAACAATATAACACTGAAAGGGGTCAATCTGTATAATGATAcccttggcttatactgacaagtatgcagaaaagtctaagtacataggcctacttgtacttaatcttttgaccGAGATATACTTacgaaaagtataattaagtattcttgccctATAGGCCTACAggaaggtatacttggcttactgcttactttttgatagagtagtctattaaagtgtgtgactTTTCAAACTTGTCCACACAGTTTACTTATCCCACCACTGTacaaaatatcagaatcagctttatttgccaagtacatacatacatacaaggaatttgactccggttttatgcatctctctaaaCATATTAACACAGAAAtagaacaataacaacaaagtaatgtcaagtcaagtgttctgtagttgtaaacaatacaaatagtgcaaagaaataaatactgtatggatatgcatggactggatgattatatacagtatgtacatttatagatatctatatgtacagtgagtagatttatattgacagtgacagatgatatgtacataattaaaaagaaaatacattgaAGACTGTGAATTATAATCTATAACAGAAGCAGCAGATATTTTGGTGTTAAAGGGTTATTGACAATGTATGACTGATTTAGGTGTTCACCAGAGACATTAACATGAATGTATACATCATATATAATACTGCTAATGCTCTTATTAACTGTGAGACATTCTACATGTCCCTTATCTATTCTTGCATGTAGCTTATATGATAAAGTTTATTTAACTCAAATTTTGGCATTTGCAGAAACAAATTAAACTGTACTCTTACAGGGTTTTATAAATTGGACAGAGATGGTTCCATGTAGGCCAGATGAAAGTCAAAATATAAGTCTACACAATCAATTTTGTTCAAAACATGGAGAAAATCCACCAGCCGAACATAATTCAAGTTGACCTGCCCATATGGTATTCAGTGTTTTAGACTGCACCTCAGTTATAGGCCTACCTGTTcctcacacatatacagtaaagcAGTCAGTGGTCTCTGAACTTGTTGTTAGGACGTGTGACATAGTTGGGCCTGTTCTAGTCATTTGTCAGTGCTACAAAGCACATCTCAAAATAAGGACACATACCACACACGTGAGTGAGAAAATTCCTGAGTAATTACATCTGTAGCGTTTTTAGGTCCACTATTAATCGGTTACAGATGAGAGAGGGAATACGGCACAAAAATACCTCTAAAGAATAACAGCAGGAGAGGCGAGGTGTACAGTTCCTCTCTGCTTGGATGTCAAATCACTTGCCAACAAGCCCTGGCGTACTGCCGCCTGTTAACAGACAGGTCTACAGCAGAGCACCGCTCAGTGgaatgccaaacatttgtttcataagctgaaaaaaaaagcctgctgattttcctccctctcctccgcTCAGAGCTCTGTGGAAGGGGGTCTCTCAGCCACCTGTGCATATTCAGCATAGCAGAGGAGAGAGTCGGGCACAGGGAGCAATGTACCGGAGGAATGTCGTCCCGCAGAGCAGCCACTCAATAAAGAGGGAGTGTGAAGAATTTGCTTTTGCACACACAGGATattactgtacatgtgtttaACATAACCTGCTGTCAAAGGGTGCACCGGCCAACCGCAAAACTGCTTGTCAAATCCTAATCCGGAGCAATTTTCCACTGTTTTAAGGTGATTTGGACAAATCAGACACACTCGCTTGAAGCTATGAGAGTGGTCTTGCTTTGGCTCCAGGAGATGTGCTGTAGCTCACTGGAGCTTATAGCACTGAGGCCCTTGGTTAAATATAAACTAGCTTCTGGATGTCACACATATTCTCAGTTTCATCTTAAATCTCTTAAGCCATAGGTTGCTGCTCTGCGTCACTGTGAGCAGTTGTTTTCATAATGcatgcttttattattatatctttatcCCTATATTTAGTATTATAAAACTGCaacttaaattattaaaaagtatatcattttaaaaaagcaacatgTCATTTACAAGTGATATTACTgcttaaaaatatgtttttgtgtgttcgGTGTACCTAACTCCTCTTAGGACCTAActaagagtcgttgtgttttcgttattagaatgagcccttcatatctacatagggagcgggtcctcttcacggagtctgcacAGTTGCTCCGCCATATTTCTActagcccgttctcattcccagggcgtcaaataccgacactttgtcacggctgttGGCTTTCAATActgacgcacaaggcaccctttagcgtcggtatgagacgcattgaactttccattaactacaatgtaaacccatccgcggcaatattaatattagcacaaggagtgtggtgacgtagtttaaagagcaaaaacacacatagggCGTGTAGGAGGGGAAATAgatgggtccaataaacacaaggctttcatccaggagacagctgttcgTGTTCCGTGcattaagtttcgctttcacgttacaatcagctgttcgttcatgtcccctgttcacgacattcagtgtcatttaaaggtgcagtgtgtaagatctggcagtatctagcggtgaggtgaagAGATTGTAACCAACGgaagcttctcccgtgtgctaagcgtttaggagagctacggtggccgtaGCGAATAcacaaatgtccctctctagagccatttggagcagagccagtgcgtagagagtgtgtgtgtatgtgggaagtgagtggtgaagcaagagagagagagagagagagagagagcggctgcgacagcagcgagaaacgtttggtttgtccgttatgggctactgttgaaacatggcggtgcaacatggtggactgtgtgaagaggacctgctccctatctAGATattaacggctcattctaaggtaataaAAACACGATTCAGATTTTCAGGTGatcatacactaatgaaaacatagcctacttattaatattatattccatttctaccaatagatccccctaattttTACATACTGTTCATTTAAACATAGTcatttttaagcccaaccatgtgtttttttcctaaacctaactaagttgttttgtttgattCACACGTGTTTAATGCAACTGAAAAGTgatgccgaggggtctgacaaagtgttaTACGACGAGCTGAGATGAAAACCTGTTGtttagcccagaacggacaaaccaaacattggccCTAAAGAGagccttttacattttttgaaggccaccgtagttcttgtGAAACTGTAACGTGAGCCAGAGTGCAAAACTGCGTTcctgaagtagtgttattatggtaaggatggcctctgatggccacattaccacagtcttgaaagggtggaggggtactcagttggttgcaatctgtaaccacaccactagaggCCGCCAAATCATACCCACTGTACCTTTAACCATAGGGAAGGTGATGTGATGTTCCTTTTAGATGTGAATAGTTAATCACGGGTAGGGAGAAGAAATATAGTATGCATTACTGCGGTATGAGCAGAATGCCCTTATTAGCATTCctttcattattattcattattttaatgtatgtCATATgtaataatgcttcttttcggTATAGCTTCTGGCTCTGTTAGAGTGATTTTGTCTGCGTTCAGTGCAGCGATGGAGGGGATGGTGTTACTAGTGTGTCAGGGAACAGCGAAAGAAtctgcagtgagggccaaagctCACAGATTGAAAAGCACATAGTTTAATCAGCTGGAGGTCTGCAGAACATGTCTGGGTTAAACCAGGagaaggatgtgtgtgtgtgtgtgtgtgtgtgtgtcaactcttTCCCCATTCTTACATGGAATTTGGGATGGCAGTGGGGGTCCAGTGTGtccgtgcgtgtgtgtatgtgggtatATATTGTATGTAGGTGTGTTGGAGTAAAAGGGGAATGGGTGGGACTGTTTAGGAATGAGGCTGCCATAGATCACATGACAAGTTTGGTACGGTCACTGTTATTCTTTTTTCCCCCATAGTCTCATGACCGTCTCTCGTATAATTGCCCTCCCTGTCTGAGAGCTTTTCGAGCAGACTCTCATCATAGATGAATTGAACGCAACGGTCTCTTTTATTATGATTAATATGATCATCTTTTCCCACTTTGATTCTGCTCTGACTGGCACCCATACAGAGCTTCGACAGTTATCCGATTATTAGATGTGGTTTGAACGGGGGACAAAATCAAGAGCCCAAAAAGGGGCAAAGGCCACCTTTCATCTAATTCCAGGGTCGGTTAATTATTTTTTCGGAGTGGTCTGTTCGTGGAGCTGTCATGGTCCCCATTTCTGGAGGCTTGGCCCCCGAGGCAGTCCAAGGCTGTAATTAGGCCTGAGCGAAGtggaggacggagagagaggagctctcAGCACTCAGCCTGACGGATTGCAGAGTGCTCGGAAGTGGGCTGAGAGTGGCGCCGCTCACTTTGGGCCCCGAATCCCCCCCAGACAGTATCACTTCCTATGTCTGTATTTCTCTGTCTCGTATAGACTTTTGAACATGTATTCAAACATGCGTGCACAGTTCCTCACATGTGCAAAACACATTGATTCTCATTTTTGCTCTATCACTCTGTCACTGAGTCTTGTTATTATATGTGGAAAGCATGACTTTAATGTCAACATGTCCTGTCAATAAAGCTGTTTCTGATTGAGCTCGTACTTTTTCCACTCGTGCttcattcatcatttttttctttgagtGTTTGTGATCCACAACAATGCTGTCAACGGgtttaaatacaaatgaaacGGACAAGTACATGTTATTTATTCTTGCACAATCATTTTCTAACTGACACCAAACACACCATTACTCATCGTAAACAAAGGCAAAATTATAGCTGGCAGAGGAGGGAATATCCCTTGCAGATGCAGGCCCCACAATGCTCCATTTATTTTATAAGTGATGGTGGTCTGTGGCTGCGAGATGCGGTTTGATGCTGAAatcaagagaaaagaaaaagttaacTGTTTCTGACAGGTCCACCCAGCTAATCTAATTTACGCTCTATAGTATCCGTATGCAAGTATGTTTATTTAAGCCATATTTTGCATGATTCCTATACATTTTCCTTTTGTTGTTTAATCTCTTTTATAAAATGATATGTAATTGATTTTGTTGGTCTATGTGAATTAGGATAAGCCATTGGAGAGGAAACATTTTCGTAAATGAGGGGCACAAGGTAAAGTGTACACCCAACAAGAAACTActcataagtaaaaataaactgGCAAAGGagtacttgtactactactTCTGCTGTTGTCAGGGAGGAGGTGGAAAGATTGTAGAATAGCTCAGCTAAATTTGATCCACATATTTGTGTTTAGGAGGaaaataaacatacaaaaaGCATTAAGAATTGGTGTGAGGCTGACAGCCCTGGCCACTGCTCCCACCAACTCGTCAGTTGTACCATGAGTTGTGATTGACACCAACTACCTGCAAGTGTAAGTATGCAAAGTTGACAAAAACCTACTACAAAGCTTCTATctcttgaattaaaaaaatattgtatcaataTCCACTTTTATAAAATGAACAGTGTTAAATAACATCCACTTTAAAATCTATTCAAATTAACACACACAGTTGGTGCATGACCAGTGGTGGTATTGATGAAGGAGTAGGGGAGAACGGGGTTGGGTGTCACAGTCATTAGCTCCAGTCATTGTCCTCCCCTCCCTAGAGGGGAGGACAACATAGGACAACCAACCCCATAGTGTGTGACCACCAATCTCACGATGGGGATGGTTTTCACAAGTGCACAAGACGTATTTGACAGTCCATATCTTTTGAACAGAATAAGCTTAAGGAGAGTAAGGTCACTCCATTCTTACCTGACACTTCCATTACACATTGAAAGGCAAACTATTAAGGATACAGGTTTTGAGGGATTCACATTTAAGTAAAACGTGTGACGATCAACCACATCTGCCTCTACTTGAGCTCAAATTCACTTCACGAAGGCAACACTTGACCTCACTGCTTGTTCTTTTACAGTTCAGTGAGCATGACTTTATGGCTTACTGAGACCCCCCCGATAGCCACAGTCAGTGACATATATCTAGGAGTAGACTGGGAGTCACCAAGGCACTCGTGAGCTCTGTAGCCTTCAACCCTCCAGTTAATGGGTCACCCTTTAGTCGCGACAG is part of the Sebastes umbrosus isolate fSebUmb1 chromosome 12, fSebUmb1.pri, whole genome shotgun sequence genome and encodes:
- the LOC119498275 gene encoding insulin-like growth factor-binding protein 3 isoform X1 gives rise to the protein MDPCFRALCMTFVVLASFTVRRSGAIGPVIRCDPCDVGARLLCKPLPKDCAEKVREPGCGCCMTCALSFGQPCGVYSGRCGSGLSCQHQPGETRPLQALLEGRGVCANATNRRLTARPTPPVNELPAEIIETQEEEKNSTGSGLQTSQYITHRPAGPPRPPPHPFLPSAKSEVLRREQQKRTQSFKMEELPGPLITDQQNFSLETKQEPEYGPCRREIESILSGLKVTDILNPRGFRIPNCDKKGFYKKKQCRPSKGRKRGFCWCVDKYGQPLPGFDGKERGDAQYYNSESQ
- the LOC119498275 gene encoding insulin-like growth factor-binding protein 3 isoform X2, which produces MDPCFRALCMTFVVLASFTVRRSGAIGPVIRCDPCDVGARLLCKPLPKDCAEKVREPGCGCCMTCALSFGQPCGVYSGRCGSGLSCQHQPGETRPLQALLEGRGVCANATNRRLTARPTPPVNELPEIIETQEEEKNSTGSGLQTSQYITHRPAGPPRPPPHPFLPSAKSEVLRREQQKRTQSFKMEELPGPLITDQQNFSLETKQEPEYGPCRREIESILSGLKVTDILNPRGFRIPNCDKKGFYKKKQCRPSKGRKRGFCWCVDKYGQPLPGFDGKERGDAQYYNSESQ